Below is a window of Edaphobacter bradus DNA.
CGCACTGGGCGCCGCCGTTCTCAAGGAAGCACTGCTGGATGGGGTGAAGCCGCTCATCGTGTGCGAGACCTTCGATCGTGGTGATCTCGACTCCGTCGGCCTGCAGCACTGGGATCAGGCAGGAGTTGACGAGATCGCCGTTGAGAATGACGGCACAGGCTCCGCACTCGCCTTCGCCGCAGCCCTCCTTGGTTCCTGTGAGGCGCAGGTCTTCACGCAGCACGTCGAGGAGCCGCTTCATGGGGGGCGCTTGGACGGTCCGGGCGGCGCCGTTGATGGTGAAGGTGATCGAGGTCATACGGTGGTCTCACTGAGGATGGGGCCAGCGACTGCGGGACTCAGGGCTTCGGTGCCAGAGTTCGAGGACTGGCTCATTCGCTCGTAGATGTCTTCGGGGAGCAGCGGAATGTGGTTGAAGGCGATGCCGGTGGCATGCTCGATGGCGTTGAGGATGGCTGGCGCGGGACCATCCATGGGAAGTTCACCAACGCCCTTCGCGCCGAAGGCTCCATGGATGCATGGCGTCTCCTCGAAGGAGACGTGGATGGGCGGAAGGTCGGCGCTGGTGGGCATGATGTAGTTGGTCATCTGGTTGTTGGCGAGGTGGCCGTTGTCCCAGATGCACTTTTCGTAGAGCGCGTAGCCGATCGCCTGCGCTACGCCGCCTTCGACCTGGCCGGCAGCCAGGATGGGATGGAGGACGCGGCCCACCTCCTGCAGTGCGTGGAAGTTGGTAACAGTCGCGGAGCAGGTGGTGGTATCGACGGCAACCTCTGCGACGTAGACGGCCCATGCGTAGGCAGGATAGGCGTCGCCGCAGAAGTGATCGTCGTCCCAGAAGATGTCGCCCTGTGCTTCATAGCGAAGGCAGACTTCGAGGTTGTCATATTGCTGGCCGTAGCGGCTGACGGCTCGCTTGAAATCTTCAGGTGTGTGCGGAGTGGGAAGCCCGGCCTCGGTGCGAAGCTTTTCGAGGACCTGGGTTGAGGCGCGTTCGACCAGCTTGCCGACGATCATCGCCGTACGCGACGCGACGGTGGGGCCGGAGTTGGGGACGAGGTGCGTGTCCGGTTGCGCGATCAGGACCTCGTCGTAAGGCAGACCGAGCGCCTGCGCGGCGACCTGGCAGAGGATGGTGTTTGTGCCCTGGCCGAACTCCGTCGATGAGACGAGGATGCGTGGGCGTGCCGTCTGAAGGTCGACGTCGATGGCGACCTCGGAGGCGAGGCGACGCTCGCCGGAGCCAGTGAATCCCGCTCCGTGGAAGAAGGCAGCAAGGCCGACGCCGCGTTTGATACTGCTGGTTGGATTCTCCTCGTCGAACCGGGCACGCTTCGCGTGGTAGTCCGATTCGGCGAGCGCGCGGTTGAGCATGTGCTGCATGTCAACTGGGTCGCTGAGGAGCTGTCCGGTTGCGGTACGATCGCCTGTCGAGAGGAAGTTGCGGCGGCGAAACTCCTCCGGCGAGAGGCCGATGGTGTGAGCGATCTTGTCCATGTGGCGCTCGAGCGCGAAGATGCTCTGCGGAGCGCCGAAGCCGCGAAAGGCTCCATGCGGAGGGATGTTCGTCGCTACGGCCTTGGCGTGCACGATGAGATTAGGCCAGTGATACGGGCCGGGAGCGTGGATAGTTCCGCGCGAGAGAACAACGGGTGAGAGCGTCACGTAGGCTCCGCCGTCGATGGCGAAGTCGATCTCGCCGGCGAGGATTTTGCCTTCCTTCGAGACTGCTGTCCGGTGGCGCGTGCGCGAAGGATGGCGCTTGGTGGTCGCGGCCATGTCCTCGGCGCGGTCGTAGCAGAGCTTTACCGGATGACCGGACTTCATCGCCAGCAGCGCGGCGTGGCTGCCGATGACGGAGGGAAAGTCCTCCTTGCCACCGAAGGCTCCGCCGGTCTCGGTCTGGATGACTCGGCACTTCTCTTCGGGCAGGTCGAAGACGAGAGTGAGTGCGTGGACGAGGTAGTAGGGGCACTGCATGGAGCCGCGCACTGTGACGCCGGCCTCCGCGTCGTACTCGGCGATGACGCCGTTGTTTTCGATGTAGAGCTGCTCCTGGGCTCCGGTGGAGTACTCGCCTTCGATGACGTAGTCGGCGCTGGCAAAGATGGACTCGGTGGCCCTGGGGTCGCCCTTCTGCATCAGGTAGGTCTTGAAGGTGTTTGGCGGTTCACCTTCGCCCCCGCTCCAGATAATGTGTTTGCCAGCCTCGGAGTCTTCGATGGTGAAGACCGGAGGCAGTTCTTCGTAGGTGATGTGGACTGCGTCTACTGCGGCTGGCAGTACCGAGCGGTCGGAATGGGCCAGCAGAAGGATCGGCTCGGCGACGTGATTGACGTAGGTCGAGGCGAGGCAGGGATGGTCCTTGGTGATGTGGACGATGGTGTTCTCGCCGGGGATGTCAGCCGCCGTGACGATGGTGAACTCGTCCCACGGGATCGATGGATCGAAGGAGATGGAGGTGATGCGGCCGCGCGGGATGGTACTGCGCACAGTCGCGCCGAACCACATGCCGGGCAGCTCGATGTCGTCGACATACTGAGCCCGGCCCAGAACCTTCGCCTTGCCCTCTTTCCGCAAAGGTGACTGGCCAACGATCTGATGAGGGTCGCTCATAGAGATGTTGGACAAGGATAAACGAATCTGACTCAGGTCCGATTAGTTTTGATTATTTCCGTCGCTTGACGGGCGGACGACTCTTACGTGGCCGCGCCGTGTGTCCTCCTCTTCGTTTTGTGGAAGGTGCAGAAGAAGAGACGTTTAGCAAGCCGATGAGCTTGCTGGCGATGGGCGACCCGAGTCCCGTGCAGGCGTCCCATCCCGGGCCGGCTGCGAATCCCACGGGAGTGCCTTCGTAGTTGGTGCCAGAGGTGATGTCGTTGAATGCAGCTTTGCCTTTGGCAGAATAGATGAGCGGCTGCAGGAAGCCGGCTGACTTGCCAGTGGCCTTGTTAGCGACGGCGATGAGCCCAGCCCATAACGGAGCGACTGCGCTGGTTCCGCCAATAACCATGTTCTGGCCGTCGACGCGAATGTTGTAGCCGGTCGCGGGGTCGGCGTCGCCGCATACATCAGGAACACCGCGGCCGCCAGTGGAGTTTGTTGGTTTGGGGACATTGGAGCCGGACTGCCAGCTTGGCAGCGGGAAGACATTGCTGACTCCTCCTCCGCCTGCGCCTTCATTGCTGGCGAGCTCGTTCCAGACGACCTCCGAGCTGATCGTTGAGCCTGAGCCCTGGAGCCTGGTCCCACCGCAGCCGAGGACGTGAGGGCTGGAGGCTGGGAAGTCGACGTTGTTTTGTCCGTTGCCGACTCCGTCGGTTGAGCCGTTGTCGCCAGAGGCCACCGTGATGGTGACGCCGAGTGCGGCGGCGGACTGGCAGGCAGCGTCGAGAGCCTGCATGGACTGCGCGGTCCAGTTGACCTCGGCCGATCCCCACGAGATGGAGATGACGCTGGGTTTGTTAGTGGTGTCGTGGACGGCCTGGCCGATGGCGTCGATGAACCCCTGGTCGGTGTTTGGAGCGAAGTAGACGACGATCTTTGCTCCGGTCGCGACGGACGCAGCTACTTCGATGTCGAGCATGACCTCGCCGTCGGCACTGTTGGCGCTGCTGGGACTGTTCTTGGCGCCATCGACGGAGACTGCGACGACGGTTGGCGCTTTCCGGCCAAGCGACTTGAAGTAGGTGGCGAGATCTTTGGTGCGGTAGCCTCCGCCAAGCTCGATGATGCCGATGGTCTGGCCGGTCGCGTCAGATGGTTGGGGAAACTTGTAGAGCTGCGCGACCTGAACAGGGGTAAAGGAGGAGCTGGCCGATGCGTGCGGCGTGGCGAATCCTCCAGCCTGTGCAAGGCGCGAGCTGATGGCGCCTTGTTCTCCGGAGACGCGAAAGTGAGGCTCGGCTTGCGGGCGATTGTCGAGGCCGAGGACAGCTTCCACCTTTCCAATCAGCTCATCGGGGAGCTTGATGCCGCCTTCGCGGACGCGGTAAGTCGCGCCGTCGAGGGTCTTGTGCATCAGGGAGACGCCGAAGGCCTTCTGGATCGCCGCCACGGTGCCGGTGAGCTTCATAATCCGCCGCTCTGGTGCGGGCGTGCCGCGCTCGACGGTGAGACCGAACTCCTGCGCGAAGGCTCGGACGAGCTTTACGACGGCAGGGTCGGCTGCATGGTTTGCGCGGAACTGCGCACGGGTGAGGCGTAACTTGCCTAGTTTGTGCGCCGCCGCGAGCGGCTTCTTTCGCCGCACGAGAACCGAGACGGTTAGCTTGCTGGATGGTGGCGCGGGTTTTTCTCCTGTTGCCCTTGCCATGGGAGCTTTTTCGCTTCCGGGCAAAACGCTGCGGCTTTGCGGGGCAAAACGAGGCTCTGCTGTTTTGGATGCCATTTGGTTCCTCCGACTCAGAGTGAGATTGGTGAAGCAGTCGTTAAGGTTGCCGAACCTAAGTTGTGAAAGATAGATTTCTTATATAGAAATACGAATTGAGTTTTGCTATGCAGACCTGAGAGGCACCTGTTAGTTTGGTTCGGTCGCTTCTCGGCCCAAATCTCATGGGCTCTGACTGACGCAAGGGGTGTTCATGCAGGTTTCGACTTCGATTGGTGGGAGCGTCAAGCCAGCTTCCAGTGAGAAGCGTCCAGTGTTTCCGGTTGGCCATCTGCTGCCGTTTGTTCTGGTCACGGTGCTCTTCTTTCTTTGGGGGATGTCGAACAACCTGACCGACATTCTGGTACAGCAGTTCAGAAAGTCGTTTGAGCTGTCGCAGTTCAGCGCGCAACTGGTGCAGACAGCGAATTTCTTCGGCTACTTCTGCATGGCGATTCCTGCGGCTCTGCTGATGCGGCGCTGGGGCTACAAGGCCGGCATGGTGACCGGCCTGGTGATCTTCGGGATCGGCATGGTGCTGTTCTGGCCGGCGGCGGTGAGCGGGAAGTATGCTCCGTTTTTGATTGCTCTGTTCACTGTGGGCAGCGGCGCGTCGATTCTGGAGACGGCGGCCAATCCGTTTATTGCGCAGTTTGGCGATCCGGTGACGTCGGAGCAGAGGCTGAACTTCTCGCAGTCGTTCAACCCTCCGGGGACGATCACAGGGGTGCTGATCGGGACCTACTTCATCTTCTCGGGCATCGAGCCGAATGCAGCCCAGATTGCGGCGATGAAGCAGGCCGGGACGTATCAGGCGTATCTCCATACAGAGATCATGCGCGTGGTACCGACGTATCTTAGCTTCGGCGCGGTGGTGCTGCTGTGCGCGCTGATTCTTTCGCGGACGAAGTTTCCGGCGATCCAGATCGAGCACGAGGGCGCGGGCGAGGACCATGGCAGCTTTGGTGAACTGCTGGGCCAGCCGCTGATCTGGATCGCTGTGGCGGCGAACTTCTGCAACGTGGGTGCGCAGATCTCGTCGTGGAGCAGCCTGATTCCTTATATGAAGCAGTACACGGTGGTGAGCGAGCGGACGGCGGCGCATTACCTGACCGCGACGCTGATCGCGCTGGCGCTGGGCCGGTTCATCTCAACGCCGTTGATGCGGTACGTGCGGCCGAGCCTGATGCTTGGAGCCTATGGAGTGATCAACGCGGCGCTGATGCTGGTCGCGGTCTTGCGGCCGGGACTGATGGGCGCGTGGGCGGTGGTAGTAAGCGGATTCTTCCTTTCGATCATGTTTCCGACGATCTTTGCGCTGGGCCTAAAGGGGCTAGGGCGGAATACGAAGATCGGAGGATCGCTTCTGGTGATGGCGATTGTGGGAGGGGCGATCTTTCCTCCAGTCGCCGGGTTGATTGCCAGGCATACGGGCAGCCTGGCGCTGGGATATGTGGTGCCGATGGCCGGATTCGTCGGCGTGGCGGCGTACGGGTTCTTCCAGTTCACCCAGCGGACGCTGTTCTCCGGACCCGCCTATTGAGGGGTACCCCCTCCCCCCTAGCGTTTCGGCGTAAGTATTGTTAAATCAACGTGTTGTGTTGGTTGCCCGTCCGTAAAATATTCTATCTAAATGGTTTACGAGTCAAAATCTTCAAACGAAAAGGGTTACTGGTTAAAATGAGGAAGCCCCGGTTTTGTCCGGGGCTTCCTCTAGTTCTATTGTAGCAAGTTGGGGAAACTACTCTGCCACGCGTAAGCTGCTTGTTTTTTTTGATTTAGTGCGTTTGGGGGCTTGACAGGATTTTCTGTGGAAATGGGCGACGGGAAGTGAGGAGCAATTCGTCACAAAAATTCTATTTCTGGAATTTAGCTGTGGAAGGTTTCTAAAAAAAGTATTGACCTCGGGCAGTTGAGGATTTACTGTGCATATGGGTCGCAGATGCACCTCGTCCGGGGCAGCAAGTTGAGCGGACAGGAGTCGAGCGATCACGAAAGCATCCGGGTGATGCCGGATGTTTTCTTACTGCCTCATCTGTTTCACGCCTGGCACGACCCCCCGCACGG
It encodes the following:
- a CDS encoding xanthine dehydrogenase family protein molybdopterin-binding subunit, producing MSDPHQIVGQSPLRKEGKAKVLGRAQYVDDIELPGMWFGATVRSTIPRGRITSISFDPSIPWDEFTIVTAADIPGENTIVHITKDHPCLASTYVNHVAEPILLLAHSDRSVLPAAVDAVHITYEELPPVFTIEDSEAGKHIIWSGGEGEPPNTFKTYLMQKGDPRATESIFASADYVIEGEYSTGAQEQLYIENNGVIAEYDAEAGVTVRGSMQCPYYLVHALTLVFDLPEEKCRVIQTETGGAFGGKEDFPSVIGSHAALLAMKSGHPVKLCYDRAEDMAATTKRHPSRTRHRTAVSKEGKILAGEIDFAIDGGAYVTLSPVVLSRGTIHAPGPYHWPNLIVHAKAVATNIPPHGAFRGFGAPQSIFALERHMDKIAHTIGLSPEEFRRRNFLSTGDRTATGQLLSDPVDMQHMLNRALAESDYHAKRARFDEENPTSSIKRGVGLAAFFHGAGFTGSGERRLASEVAIDVDLQTARPRILVSSTEFGQGTNTILCQVAAQALGLPYDEVLIAQPDTHLVPNSGPTVASRTAMIVGKLVERASTQVLEKLRTEAGLPTPHTPEDFKRAVSRYGQQYDNLEVCLRYEAQGDIFWDDDHFCGDAYPAYAWAVYVAEVAVDTTTCSATVTNFHALQEVGRVLHPILAAGQVEGGVAQAIGYALYEKCIWDNGHLANNQMTNYIMPTSADLPPIHVSFEETPCIHGAFGAKGVGELPMDGPAPAILNAIEHATGIAFNHIPLLPEDIYERMSQSSNSGTEALSPAVAGPILSETTV
- a CDS encoding S53 family peptidase; protein product: MARATGEKPAPPSSKLTVSVLVRRKKPLAAAHKLGKLRLTRAQFRANHAADPAVVKLVRAFAQEFGLTVERGTPAPERRIMKLTGTVAAIQKAFGVSLMHKTLDGATYRVREGGIKLPDELIGKVEAVLGLDNRPQAEPHFRVSGEQGAISSRLAQAGGFATPHASASSSFTPVQVAQLYKFPQPSDATGQTIGIIELGGGYRTKDLATYFKSLGRKAPTVVAVSVDGAKNSPSSANSADGEVMLDIEVAASVATGAKIVVYFAPNTDQGFIDAIGQAVHDTTNKPSVISISWGSAEVNWTAQSMQALDAACQSAAALGVTITVASGDNGSTDGVGNGQNNVDFPASSPHVLGCGGTRLQGSGSTISSEVVWNELASNEGAGGGGVSNVFPLPSWQSGSNVPKPTNSTGGRGVPDVCGDADPATGYNIRVDGQNMVIGGTSAVAPLWAGLIAVANKATGKSAGFLQPLIYSAKGKAAFNDITSGTNYEGTPVGFAAGPGWDACTGLGSPIASKLIGLLNVSSSAPSTKRRGGHTARPRKSRPPVKRRK
- a CDS encoding (2Fe-2S)-binding protein; its protein translation is MTSITFTINGAARTVQAPPMKRLLDVLREDLRLTGTKEGCGEGECGACAVILNGDLVNSCLIPVLQADGVEITTIEGLAHDERLHPIQQCFLENGGAQCGICTPGMILATHHLLSKHPHPSLVQIQEGLSGNLCRCTGYMRIFSAVQAAANAGADR
- the fucP gene encoding L-fucose:H+ symporter permease; the encoded protein is MQVSTSIGGSVKPASSEKRPVFPVGHLLPFVLVTVLFFLWGMSNNLTDILVQQFRKSFELSQFSAQLVQTANFFGYFCMAIPAALLMRRWGYKAGMVTGLVIFGIGMVLFWPAAVSGKYAPFLIALFTVGSGASILETAANPFIAQFGDPVTSEQRLNFSQSFNPPGTITGVLIGTYFIFSGIEPNAAQIAAMKQAGTYQAYLHTEIMRVVPTYLSFGAVVLLCALILSRTKFPAIQIEHEGAGEDHGSFGELLGQPLIWIAVAANFCNVGAQISSWSSLIPYMKQYTVVSERTAAHYLTATLIALALGRFISTPLMRYVRPSLMLGAYGVINAALMLVAVLRPGLMGAWAVVVSGFFLSIMFPTIFALGLKGLGRNTKIGGSLLVMAIVGGAIFPPVAGLIARHTGSLALGYVVPMAGFVGVAAYGFFQFTQRTLFSGPAY